Proteins from one Telopea speciosissima isolate NSW1024214 ecotype Mountain lineage chromosome 1, Tspe_v1, whole genome shotgun sequence genomic window:
- the LOC122649079 gene encoding uncharacterized protein LOC122649079, with protein sequence MEARKLLKDKKFWLASFLIAWAAGLQGHMMWLQKQDSFKQKFGTINQNEDGQE encoded by the exons ATGGAAGCGAGGAAATTGCTCAAGGACAAGAAGTTCTGGTTGGCATCCTTCCTCATTGCCTGGGCTGCTGGTCTTCAG GGGCATATGATGTGGTTACAGAAGCAGGACTCCTTCAAGCAGAAGTTTGGTACCATCAATCAGAACGAAGACGGACAAGAATGA
- the LOC122644949 gene encoding zinc finger protein ZAT8-like: protein MKRSRSSEGEIENISMANCLMLLARGAGVGGGGGGRVGIESDESVANSSGRSFECKTCNRQFPSFQALGGHRASHKKPRLMELGLGGDDPHHQSQPHNTPTKPKTHECSICGLEFAVGQALGGHMRRHRTALPGGGGSLSPPPPAQRPSPPTMTTATTQVAVLKKSQSRRVLCLDLNLTPFENEIGLDFSIGKISTVPSLIA from the coding sequence ATGAAGCGAAGCAGATCAAGTGAAGGAGAGATAGAGAACATATCCATGGCCAATTGCTTGATGTTATTGGCTCGAGGAGCAGgagtaggaggaggaggaggaggaagagttGGAATTGAATCCGACGAGTCGGTGGCTAACTCTTCGGGTCGCAGCTTTGAGTGCAAGACCTGTAATCGACAATTCCCATCGTTTCAAGCATTAGGAGGACACAGAGCAAGCCACAAGAAGCCCAGATTAATGGAACTTGGGTTGGGAGGAGATGACCCACATCACCAATCGCAACCGCACAACACACCCACGAAGCCTAAAACCCACGAGTGTTCCATATGCGGTTTAGAGTTTGCTGTTGGGCAAGCTTTGGGTGGGCACATGAGACGCCATAGAACCGCCTTGCCCGGAGGAGGTGGCAGCTTATCTCCTCCGCCACCAGCTCAACGACCATCACCACCCACGATGACGACGGCGACGACACAAGTGGCGGTGCTGAAGAAGTCTCAGAGTAGAAGGGTTTTATGCTTGGATTTGAATTTGACACCTTTCGAAAACGAAATTGGATTGGATTTTTCGATTGGGAAGATCTCTACTGTCCCGTCCTTGATTGCTTGA